Genomic DNA from Candidatus Nitrosopumilus koreensis AR1:
TAGATAAAATGCACCCTTGATGCTATTAGTGGTGACTGCATCAACATTGTCTTTGTTAATTAGAGGAGTAAGACAGGTACAACAATCAGAGAGAATCTCGCATCCAGCACGTTCTAATTCATTTGTATAACCAATCTTTCTTGCTTGTTCTTTTACAGTTCTTGGAGTAAATACCATGCATCTCTTCTCAAATGAACGACCCTTTAGTTTTTCAGCAAGATCTGAAATCTCTTCTAACCCTAACTGTGGACTACCAAGTGTAATGATATCACCTTTCTCAGATGTGTTTAATTCATCATGAACGTTTTGCATTGCTTTCTCATCAAAATCTATTTTTTCAGAGTCTGGATCGCCTTCTCCAAAAATAAATTTGGCACACGTTCCAGAAGTTCCCATTCCACCACACATTGCCTTACATTGACGATTATCCATCTCGCCTAAACCCAAAATATTTACAGAAACATCTCCAACTTTACCTGCAAAAAATCCTAACATTCCATATGTGAGTTCATTTGGATTGTCCACTTTCATTTTGATTGTTACGTTTGGAGAATCATCTTTACGCAATGATGAATATGGACTTTTTCCAGTTAATGCACTAGCTAAAGCACTAAACGCACTTTCCTTATTTGTTTTCAAGTTATCATAAGAATTTGCATGAATTGCTGCATTGCTTTCTGCAAATGCAACCTGAGTTCCATCTTTTGGAATATCAAAAATTTCGTAAGGTATACATGAAAAAGATGGAATCACACCCATTGCCTCATAGGATTTTCTAATCGATAGTTGTTTTGAAATAAAATTCTCATCTAAACCATAATCATGTACATTGTCAATATCAAATCCCATTGGATTCAGAGTTGTCTTTACTTTTACTCTGGCATCTTTACTAATATTTGAGAGAAATTCCTCACCTGCATCACCTATGGTGTTGTAATTCACTCCTGAGAGATGGGTCCATTCAATTGGGATCAGTTTTTCTGCATCTGTTGCCTCGCCTGTTGCGACAAGAATTCTGTATGCC
This window encodes:
- a CDS encoding aconitase X — its product is MELTRGEESALKGEQGEIMQMAYRILVATGEATDAEKLIPIEWTHLSGVNYNTIGDAGEEFLSNISKDARVKVKTTLNPMGFDIDNVHDYGLDENFISKQLSIRKSYEAMGVIPSFSCIPYEIFDIPKDGTQVAFAESNAAIHANSYDNLKTNKESAFSALASALTGKSPYSSLRKDDSPNVTIKMKVDNPNELTYGMLGFFAGKVGDVSVNILGLGEMDNRQCKAMCGGMGTSGTCAKFIFGEGDPDSEKIDFDEKAMQNVHDELNTSEKGDIITLGSPQLGLEEISDLAEKLKGRSFEKRCMVFTPRTVKEQARKIGYTNELERAGCEILSDCCTCLTPLINKDNVDAVTTNSIKGAFYLKNSNGVGVNLKPLSQIIEDETR